One stretch of candidate division WOR-3 bacterium DNA includes these proteins:
- a CDS encoding division/cell wall cluster transcriptional repressor MraZ, translated as MGNIRFRGFFKHIIDDRKRLAIPSQFRTVLIAESEGKVVMTPGYDNEIAVYALKTWQEFEDRELLSLSMDKVQARRYRRHFTFGIKEDHLDAQGRILIPDFLLEYSGITKDVIVVGEIDYFSLWSPENYQKIKEQIDKHYIEDAETIEKIRRYDEGPNR; from the coding sequence ATGGGAAATATTAGATTCAGGGGATTTTTTAAACATATAATTGACGATCGAAAGAGGCTCGCTATTCCAAGCCAGTTTAGAACGGTTTTGATTGCTGAGTCTGAAGGTAAAGTTGTTATGACACCGGGTTACGATAACGAGATTGCTGTTTACGCATTGAAGACCTGGCAGGAATTTGAAGATAGGGAGTTATTATCGCTTTCAATGGATAAGGTCCAGGCAAGAAGATATCGCCGTCATTTTACTTTTGGCATAAAAGAAGACCATCTTGATGCGCAGGGCAGGATATTGATTCCTGATTTTTTGCTTGAGTATTCAGGAATAACAAAAGATGTGATAGTCGTTGGTGAGATTGATTATTTCAGCTTATGGTCACCAGAAAATTATCAGAAGATTAAAGAACAAATAGATAAACACTATATTGAAGATGCAGAGACCATTGAAAAAATAAGGAGGTATGATGAAGGTCCAAATCGTTGA
- a CDS encoding STAS domain-containing protein gives MKVQIVEAIKNKKVSFFLPNGEINEGEFETMAEKLKSMIESGEFNVIIDLSRVTHINYKIVGDLIEFQKKFKEYGGDIKLVNVSPYLYNILRLYGFYPFEIYPSRRAALKSFQ, from the coding sequence ATGAAGGTCCAAATCGTTGAAGCAATAAAAAATAAAAAGGTCTCATTCTTTCTCCCCAACGGTGAAATCAACGAAGGGGAGTTTGAGACAATGGCAGAGAAATTAAAAAGTATGATTGAGTCAGGAGAATTTAATGTTATCATCGATCTTTCAAGGGTTACCCATATAAACTACAAAATTGTTGGCGATCTGATTGAGTTCCAGAAGAAATTTAAAGAGTATGGTGGTGATATTAAACTCGTTAATGTTTCGCCCTATTTATACAATATTCTTAGACTCTATGGATTCTATCCATTTGAAATATATCCATCGCGTCGTGCAGCATTGAAGAGTTTTCAATAA
- the rsmH gene encoding 16S rRNA (cytosine(1402)-N(4))-methyltransferase RsmH, which produces MRLKENGVYCDCTVGGGGHLFMMLKQKNNARFIGIDQDPEALDFVSAKLGNFKERVILREGNFANLDKIINELNIKGLDGILFDLGASLHQLTTPERGFSFNHNGKLLMQMSPDSVPLYRKLRAANKEEIFNVLKIYGDVPNAGMLARIIFENRHRLNTTLDLRKLVETKTSSRFLKKNLHRIFQAFRIWTNEELKNLKEGLIKAINFLYPEGRLIVISYHSGEDRIVKNIFRDFERKNLIRRLNKKVIRPQLEEIRENPSARSARMRVVEKCASC; this is translated from the coding sequence ATGAGATTAAAAGAAAACGGTGTCTATTGTGATTGCACCGTGGGAGGCGGTGGGCATCTTTTTATGATGCTTAAACAGAAAAATAATGCCCGTTTCATTGGAATTGACCAGGACCCAGAGGCATTGGATTTTGTCAGTGCCAAGTTGGGTAATTTTAAAGAAAGGGTCATCCTTCGTGAAGGCAATTTTGCTAATTTAGACAAAATAATTAACGAGTTAAATATCAAAGGATTGGATGGGATACTTTTTGATCTTGGTGCATCTCTTCATCAACTTACCACGCCCGAGCGGGGTTTCAGTTTTAATCACAATGGAAAGCTATTGATGCAGATGTCTCCAGATTCGGTACCCCTCTATAGAAAGCTTCGTGCTGCTAATAAAGAAGAGATATTTAATGTTTTAAAAATTTATGGTGATGTACCAAACGCGGGAATGTTGGCGCGAATTATATTTGAAAATCGCCATAGACTGAATACGACATTGGACTTGCGGAAATTAGTAGAGACAAAAACTTCAAGTAGATTTTTGAAGAAAAACCTACATCGGATATTTCAGGCCTTTCGTATCTGGACAAATGAAGAATTGAAAAATTTGAAAGAAGGGCTTATCAAGGCAATAAATTTCCTTTACCCCGAGGGACGATTGATTGTAATTTCATACCATTCGGGTGAGGACAGGATTGTGAAGAATATATTCCGTGATTTTGAAAGGAAAAATCTGATAAGGCGATTGAACAAAAAAGTAATAAGACCTCAATTAGAAGAAATCCGTGAAAATCCTTCGGCAAGAAGTGCACGGATGAGGGTGGTTGAAAAATGCGCTTCCTGTTGA
- the ftsL gene encoding cell division protein FtsL, with protein sequence MRFLLIFLLAVLYLFGIVYIESELVKFNIRKENLKSQIQELKNEKANLTATVASLSNLARIEIEAKKQDFIFPAKEDILGVIK encoded by the coding sequence ATGCGCTTCCTGTTGATTTTTTTGCTTGCGGTATTATACCTTTTTGGAATTGTTTATATTGAGAGTGAATTGGTAAAATTTAACATTAGAAAGGAAAATTTGAAGAGTCAGATTCAGGAATTAAAGAATGAGAAAGCCAATTTGACGGCTACAGTAGCCTCTCTATCTAATCTCGCCCGGATTGAAATTGAGGCAAAAAAACAAGATTTTATATTTCCTGCCAAAGAGGACATACTCGGTGTGATAAAATGA
- a CDS encoding peptidylprolyl isomerase: MSIFLLFILSTLADRIVAVVDDDIILESEVNEYTSFISADPVMQRNFSSYEEIRTNVINGLVSRKLLLMQAEKESISVSREEVLKRVQERLELVKQRFPSEADFYKALESQGFTIDELKRNYEDSIRTEILMQQIVQKKLAAKIMVSPIAVKKFYEENKDSIAVLPGRIKLAHILLAIRPSEDSLKKGFERAFEIYQLLMGGADFATVAREFSEDENSKRNGGMLGRVKKGEMIEEFEKVIFSLKPGVISQPFPTRFGYHIVEILNKGSDWVLARQILIKVLPTKSDTLRYEKLAEKIKNQVRQGADFDSLAKIYSVVPEADIGEFFIKQFTPPYDEVIKNLEAGDVSEPILTPDGYHLLYAREKIPEKMMSFDEMREQIYQYLYWQELQNLYSNYIEEIESKTFVEIFY; the protein is encoded by the coding sequence ATGAGTATCTTTCTGCTCTTCATATTATCAACACTTGCTGACAGAATTGTCGCGGTAGTCGATGATGATATTATCTTGGAAAGCGAAGTTAATGAATATACATCATTTATTTCAGCCGATCCTGTTATGCAGAGAAATTTCTCCAGTTATGAAGAGATAAGAACCAATGTAATAAATGGTTTGGTTTCAAGAAAACTCTTGCTGATGCAGGCAGAAAAAGAATCGATTTCGGTCTCAAGAGAGGAAGTTTTAAAGCGTGTTCAGGAAAGGCTTGAACTTGTAAAACAGAGATTCCCTTCCGAAGCAGACTTTTATAAGGCACTTGAATCTCAGGGTTTTACAATTGATGAATTGAAGAGGAATTACGAAGATAGTATAAGAACAGAAATCTTAATGCAGCAGATAGTCCAGAAAAAACTGGCAGCGAAGATTATGGTTTCACCGATTGCGGTTAAAAAATTTTATGAAGAAAATAAAGATTCCATTGCGGTTCTTCCGGGTAGAATTAAACTTGCACATATTTTACTTGCAATAAGACCCAGCGAGGATTCTTTAAAAAAGGGATTTGAAAGGGCATTTGAGATTTATCAATTATTAATGGGCGGTGCTGATTTTGCTACAGTTGCCCGAGAATTTTCTGAGGATGAAAATTCAAAACGGAATGGAGGAATGCTTGGAAGGGTCAAAAAGGGTGAAATGATTGAAGAATTTGAGAAGGTGATTTTTTCTCTTAAACCCGGTGTAATATCACAGCCATTCCCAACCCGATTTGGATACCATATTGTAGAAATTTTAAATAAAGGCAGTGATTGGGTTCTTGCAAGGCAGATATTGATTAAAGTTTTACCGACAAAATCTGATACATTGAGATACGAGAAACTTGCCGAGAAGATAAAGAATCAAGTCAGGCAGGGTGCGGATTTTGATAGCCTTGCTAAGATTTATTCAGTTGTTCCTGAGGCAGATATTGGAGAATTTTTTATTAAACAATTCACACCGCCCTATGACGAAGTCATAAAAAATCTTGAAGCAGGAGATGTAAGCGAACCGATATTAACACCCGACGGCTATCATTTACTTTATGCACGGGAAAAGATCCCTGAAAAAATGATGAGCTTTGATGAAATGAGGGAACAGATATATCAATACCTTTACTGGCAAGAATTACAAAATTTATATAGTAACTATATTGAAGAGATTGAATCCAAAACATTTGTGGAAATATTTTATTAA